One genomic window of Paenisporosarcina antarctica includes the following:
- the coxB gene encoding cytochrome c oxidase subunit II has protein sequence MMKGIKKWRLFSLLTALTVFLSGCGAEHLSTLNPAGQVGRDQYNLLLISGAIVTLVIIVVTIVYILTIVKFRRSKVGEDLIPVQVEGSHKLELLWTIIPIVLLLILAVPTVIYTYNLADVSGMEKVDEDGDKKAVTVNVEANLYWWEFEYPDLGIITAQELVVPTQEKVYFNLKAADVKHSFWIPAAGGKLDTNVENINQFYLTFDNSSEGLKDGVFYGKCAELCGPSHALMDFKVKSLDREDFDAWVVNMQASAEEQTLEGEVAQQGEEIFNTSCIQCHAVSGAGSAGGVGPNLATFGDRNRVAGFMDHTEDNIKNWINNPEEYKPGNLMPQPEELNKGNKFSDQELTALAEYLMGLTVED, from the coding sequence ATGATGAAAGGGATCAAAAAGTGGCGTCTCTTTTCACTGCTGACAGCTTTAACGGTCTTTTTATCTGGATGCGGTGCAGAGCACTTATCGACACTTAATCCAGCGGGACAAGTCGGTAGAGATCAATATAATTTATTGTTAATTTCAGGAGCAATTGTAACACTTGTTATTATTGTGGTAACGATTGTATATATTCTTACAATTGTCAAATTTCGTCGTTCTAAAGTGGGCGAAGATTTAATTCCAGTTCAAGTAGAAGGAAGTCACAAACTAGAACTTCTTTGGACGATCATTCCAATCGTTTTACTATTGATTTTGGCAGTGCCAACTGTAATCTACACATATAACTTAGCAGATGTAAGTGGTATGGAAAAAGTGGATGAAGATGGTGATAAAAAAGCGGTAACTGTAAATGTTGAAGCGAATCTTTATTGGTGGGAATTTGAATATCCGGATTTAGGGATTATAACAGCTCAAGAGTTGGTTGTTCCAACACAAGAGAAGGTCTACTTTAACCTTAAAGCTGCTGATGTAAAACACTCATTCTGGATTCCAGCGGCTGGTGGTAAATTAGATACTAATGTTGAAAACATAAACCAATTTTATTTAACTTTTGATAACTCTTCAGAAGGTCTTAAAGATGGTGTTTTCTATGGTAAATGTGCGGAACTTTGTGGTCCTTCACATGCTTTAATGGACTTTAAAGTGAAATCTTTAGACCGCGAGGACTTTGATGCTTGGGTTGTAAATATGCAAGCTTCTGCTGAGGAGCAAACACTAGAAGGTGAAGTTGCACAGCAAGGAGAAGAAATCTTCAACACTAGTTGTATCCAATGTCATGCTGTATCAGGTGCAGGTTCAGCAGGTGGTGTTGGTCCAAACTTAGCAACATTTGGTGATCGTAACCGTGTAGCTGGTTTTATGGATCACACTGAAGATAATATTAAAAATTGGATCAACAATCCAGAAGAGTACAAACCAGGTAACTTAATGCCTCAACCTGAAGAACTTAATAAGGGTAATAAATTTTCAGATCAAGAGCTCACAGCTCTGGCAGAATACTTAATGGGACTAACTGTAGAAGATTGA
- the ytvI gene encoding sporulation integral membrane protein YtvI, with protein sequence MPKWITKKFLIIALMILLLIVFITFVLPLAIPILLALLTAFLLEPVVKWSKEKLKWNRKPAVITVFILFLVIITAILYLIITQLIGQIIQFTKFAPDYFNTLTLAWMNVQSKLFSFTQGMPIEVVSSINKELDQFLKLMQEAILAFVSYESITNLLTGIPNFLVSFIVYIITLFLFMLDLTDLKKMVFRHLTPATAEKVRFMTSRLNSVVFGLIKAQFLASLFILVASFIGLLFIAPKYAIVMSLVIWIIDIIPILGSIAIVGPWALYQFATGDIALGTKLAILSLVLLVIRRAVEPKLMGSQIGLSPLATLIAMFIGLQLFGFLGILIGPFIVIIFTTAKEAGIIKTEFKL encoded by the coding sequence ATGCCAAAATGGATTACAAAGAAATTTTTGATTATTGCTTTAATGATTTTATTACTAATTGTCTTCATTACGTTTGTACTCCCTCTTGCAATACCAATTCTGTTAGCGTTATTGACAGCATTCTTACTTGAGCCTGTAGTAAAATGGAGCAAAGAAAAACTTAAATGGAACCGAAAACCAGCAGTCATTACAGTATTCATTTTATTTTTGGTCATTATTACTGCTATTTTATATTTAATTATCACCCAATTAATTGGTCAGATTATTCAATTCACTAAATTTGCACCTGATTACTTTAATACATTGACACTTGCTTGGATGAATGTTCAAAGTAAATTATTTAGTTTTACACAAGGAATGCCAATTGAAGTTGTTTCTTCGATTAACAAAGAATTAGATCAGTTTTTAAAACTTATGCAAGAAGCAATTTTAGCTTTTGTTAGCTATGAAAGCATTACCAATTTATTAACAGGTATTCCAAATTTCTTAGTCAGTTTTATTGTATACATAATCACATTGTTTTTATTTATGTTAGATTTAACAGATTTAAAGAAAATGGTATTTCGACATTTAACACCCGCAACTGCTGAAAAAGTTCGTTTTATGACTTCTCGATTAAATTCTGTCGTATTTGGTTTAATAAAGGCACAGTTCCTAGCAAGTTTATTTATATTAGTGGCTAGTTTTATTGGTTTGTTATTCATTGCACCTAAATATGCCATCGTGATGTCCCTAGTTATTTGGATAATCGATATTATTCCTATATTAGGTTCAATTGCAATAGTTGGACCATGGGCCTTGTATCAATTTGCTACTGGAGACATTGCGCTTGGAACAAAATTAGCAATTTTAAGCCTAGTGTTGCTAGTCATTCGTAGAGCTGTTGAACCAAAATTAATGGGCTCTCAAATTGGTTTGTCCCCTCTTGCCACACTAATTGCTATGTTTATTGGATTACAACTCTTTGGCTTTTTAGGTATATTAATCGGACCATTTATCGTCATCATTTTCACAACAGCTAAAGAAGCAGGCATAATAAAAACGGAATTTAAATTATAA
- a CDS encoding YugN family protein encodes MYFENTGIENTAADLELLDEIMLNHGLVREGQWDYERVTYDKKFEIKEGTFYLRIFGFTKNGDVGAHDAIITLMKPVVGKHYYPHGVEYGDQEVFPSHLVKSCQQTLKAVKEDIKAFEIRL; translated from the coding sequence ATGTATTTTGAAAACACAGGTATAGAGAATACAGCAGCAGATTTAGAATTATTAGATGAAATCATGTTAAACCATGGTCTTGTACGTGAAGGACAATGGGATTATGAACGTGTTACATATGACAAGAAATTTGAAATTAAAGAAGGTACATTCTACTTACGTATTTTCGGCTTCACAAAAAATGGAGATGTTGGTGCTCACGATGCGATCATCACATTGATGAAACCAGTTGTTGGTAAACACTATTACCCACATGGGGTTGAGTATGGTGACCAAGAAGTCTTTCCGTCACATCTAGTAAAATCATGTCAACAAACATTAAAAGCTGTTAAAGAAGACATAAAAGCATTTGAAATCCGCTTATAA
- a CDS encoding DUF420 domain-containing protein: protein MSLPLLPTISTFFIVLSAVLVAIGWTLIIQRKIEAHKKVMFAAAIAALSFFIIYASRTVFVGNTAFGGPEEYKIYYTIFLVFHIILATTGAVFGLITIWAGYKNNLTRHRKLGPITSIIWFFTAITGVAVYLLLYVIYHGGETTSVFKAILGF, encoded by the coding sequence ATGAGTTTACCTTTATTACCGACAATTAGTACCTTCTTTATTGTGTTAAGTGCAGTTCTTGTGGCTATAGGTTGGACGTTGATTATACAACGGAAAATTGAAGCCCATAAAAAAGTAATGTTTGCCGCAGCTATTGCCGCACTATCATTCTTCATTATCTACGCGTCAAGAACAGTGTTCGTTGGAAATACGGCATTTGGTGGCCCTGAAGAATATAAAATTTACTACACAATTTTTTTAGTATTTCACATAATACTTGCTACAACAGGTGCCGTTTTTGGTCTAATCACAATCTGGGCTGGATATAAAAATAATTTAACGAGACATCGCAAGCTTGGACCAATAACGAGTATTATTTGGTTTTTTACAGCCATTACAGGAGTAGCAGTTTATTTACTTCTCTATGTTATATACCATGGTGGAGAAACAACTTCTGTTTTTAAAGCTATTTTAGGATTTTAA
- a CDS encoding COX15/CtaA family protein, producing the protein MQQSKYLKWFAVAATIGMLLILLGGALVSKTDSGMGCGRNWPGCNGQLIPDVITPEVLIEFSHRVVTGSVGFLILILSVWSWKTMRHIRETKLLVFMAMFFLILQALIGAAQVLWGQGDFILALHFGISLISFASVLLLTLLIFEVDRKFDADKLRIGTKLKWHTIGVTLFSYIVVYTGALVRHTDSSLICSDWPMCQNGNFSLPSNLYEWVQMGHRTAAAMIFIWISIIAWHAFKHYKDQRVLFYGWMIAFIIVSLQVLSGMIVVLTKLNLYFALLHSLLITLLFGLLCYMILLLSRSSFKKQK; encoded by the coding sequence ATGCAACAAAGTAAATACTTAAAGTGGTTTGCTGTTGCTGCAACAATTGGTATGTTGCTCATTCTTCTAGGCGGCGCACTTGTGTCAAAAACTGACAGTGGTATGGGATGTGGCAGAAATTGGCCCGGATGTAATGGACAATTAATTCCAGATGTAATCACTCCAGAAGTGTTAATTGAATTTTCTCACCGGGTTGTTACTGGCTCTGTAGGTTTTCTTATCCTAATATTATCGGTATGGTCATGGAAAACTATGAGACATATACGAGAAACTAAATTATTAGTCTTCATGGCTATGTTTTTCTTGATTTTACAAGCCCTTATTGGAGCTGCACAAGTTTTATGGGGACAAGGTGACTTTATTTTAGCACTTCACTTTGGAATCTCCTTAATCTCTTTTGCTTCTGTATTATTGTTAACACTACTAATATTTGAAGTAGATCGAAAATTTGATGCGGATAAATTACGCATTGGGACCAAGTTAAAATGGCATACGATTGGTGTAACCTTATTCTCGTATATAGTCGTTTATACAGGAGCTCTCGTTCGACATACTGACTCTAGTTTAATTTGTTCTGATTGGCCAATGTGTCAAAATGGTAATTTCTCTTTACCTTCAAACCTGTATGAATGGGTGCAAATGGGCCATCGAACTGCTGCGGCAATGATTTTTATTTGGATTTCTATTATTGCTTGGCATGCTTTTAAACATTATAAAGATCAACGAGTGTTGTTTTATGGATGGATGATCGCTTTTATTATCGTCTCACTTCAAGTCTTGTCAGGAATGATCGTCGTTTTAACTAAACTTAATTTATACTTTGCTTTACTCCATTCTCTATTGATAACATTACTATTTGGTTTATTATGTTATATGATCTTACTGCTATCACGTAGTAGTTTTAAAAAGCAGAAATAA
- the cyoE gene encoding heme o synthase, whose protein sequence is MSNGRSINAETDADPLTTSFIKDFLALIKIGIVNSNLVTTFTGLWLAFQFSNRHFLDEINLMLYTLIGAALIIAGSGAMNNFIDRDIDPFMTRTKSRPTVTGRFKPIAVLSISITFLVVGEILLFMASVSAGVWGLAGIISYVVLYSMWSKRKHVSNTIVGSISGAIPPVIGWAAVEPSLGWGALALFLIMFVWQPPHFYALAMKRTEEYRAAGIPMLPVIKGFAYTKRSMLLWILVLFPLPFLLMQLGTWFLVLATVLNFGWLALSLKGFKAKDDLKWANGMFIYSLNYMTIMFVSMIIFSIFS, encoded by the coding sequence ATGTCAAACGGTCGCTCGATTAATGCAGAAACTGATGCAGACCCGCTAACAACATCATTTATTAAGGACTTTCTTGCTTTAATCAAGATTGGAATTGTAAACTCAAACCTTGTGACAACTTTTACAGGGTTGTGGTTAGCCTTTCAATTTTCAAACCGTCACTTTTTAGATGAGATAAATTTGATGCTTTACACCCTTATTGGTGCAGCACTTATTATTGCTGGTTCTGGAGCAATGAACAACTTTATCGATCGTGACATTGATCCATTTATGACAAGAACAAAATCTAGACCAACGGTGACCGGTAGATTTAAACCTATAGCTGTATTATCTATTTCTATAACCTTTTTAGTTGTTGGTGAGATTTTATTATTTATGGCGTCGGTTTCAGCTGGAGTATGGGGACTAGCTGGAATTATCAGTTATGTTGTTTTATACTCCATGTGGTCAAAAAGAAAACATGTTAGTAATACAATAGTAGGGAGTATTTCTGGAGCAATTCCACCTGTTATTGGATGGGCAGCAGTTGAACCATCACTTGGATGGGGAGCACTTGCACTATTTCTTATCATGTTTGTATGGCAGCCACCTCACTTTTATGCACTTGCTATGAAACGAACGGAAGAATACCGGGCAGCAGGAATTCCAATGTTGCCAGTTATTAAAGGATTCGCGTATACAAAGCGCTCAATGCTACTTTGGATTCTAGTGCTTTTCCCTCTCCCATTTCTACTCATGCAACTTGGGACATGGTTCCTCGTCCTAGCAACAGTGTTAAATTTTGGTTGGTTAGCACTTTCTTTAAAAGGCTTTAAAGCGAAAGATGATTTAAAATGGGCAAATGGAATGTTTATTTATTCTTTAAATTACATGACTATTATGTTCGTTTCTATGATTATTTTCTCGATTTTCAGCTAA
- the ctaF gene encoding cytochrome c oxidase subunit IVB codes for MGHDVNTHVKNQTEYEYSRRRSANEMRGQVTTFAIMIFLTLIAFTAVYADFSAYLVVPIILLLAAVQVVLQLYYFMHMSQKGHGTTTLFLYTGVIIAFITVLTFLTIVWW; via the coding sequence ATGGGACACGATGTAAACACTCATGTAAAAAATCAAACTGAGTATGAGTATAGCCGTCGCCGTTCAGCAAATGAAATGCGTGGACAAGTGACGACGTTTGCGATAATGATTTTCTTAACTTTAATCGCATTCACGGCAGTCTATGCTGATTTCTCTGCATACCTAGTTGTACCAATTATTTTGTTATTAGCAGCTGTGCAAGTAGTTTTACAACTGTATTACTTCATGCACATGAGCCAAAAAGGCCATGGTACTACAACGTTGTTCTTATACACTGGTGTAATCATAGCGTTCATTACGGTCTTAACATTTTTAACAATTGTTTGGTGGTAA
- a CDS encoding cytochrome (ubi)quinol oxidase subunit III, with product MDLNTKYTPQSWPEHAEHSTLEGKNKFVGFWLFLGGETVLFASLFATYLALKNKGPSGMEFTTQELFELPLVFIMTMLLLTSSLTSVYAMYHMRNYNFKSMQAWLMITVLLGAAFLAFEIYEFNHYVHLGFTFTQSAFGTAFFTLVGTHGLHVLIGLGWITLLMLRNSKRGLNLYNAPKFYTASLYWHFIDVVWVFIFTVVYLMGMVN from the coding sequence ATGGACTTAAATACTAAGTACACCCCACAATCGTGGCCGGAACATGCAGAACACTCAACACTTGAAGGGAAAAACAAATTCGTAGGTTTTTGGCTTTTCCTAGGTGGCGAAACTGTGCTATTCGCAAGTTTATTTGCAACTTACTTGGCTCTTAAAAATAAAGGGCCAAGTGGTATGGAATTTACTACCCAAGAGTTGTTTGAGTTACCATTAGTATTTATCATGACAATGTTACTTTTAACTTCTTCTTTAACAAGCGTTTACGCGATGTACCACATGAGAAACTATAATTTTAAATCGATGCAAGCTTGGTTAATGATTACCGTTTTACTCGGTGCAGCGTTCTTAGCTTTTGAGATTTATGAGTTTAATCATTACGTACATTTAGGATTTACATTTACTCAAAGTGCATTCGGTACAGCGTTCTTTACATTAGTAGGAACACATGGTTTGCATGTTTTAATTGGTCTAGGTTGGATTACACTTTTAATGCTTCGTAATTCAAAACGTGGATTAAATCTTTACAATGCACCTAAGTTTTACACAGCGTCACTATACTGGCACTTTATTGACGTCGTTTGGGTATTTATCTTTACGGTAGTATACTTGATGGGAATGGTGAATTAA
- the ctaG gene encoding cytochrome c oxidase assembly factor CtaG encodes MPLSIFGFQALWSPFFILSTIVLIAMYFFITIKKRHLFEGSQALSKKEASAFVIAIGLLYIVKGSPVDLIGHILFSVHMAQMALLLMLIPPLFITGIPIWIWRKVVDNRFIKPMFRFFTKPLLALIVFSGLFSFYHIPVIFDVVKQNEIYHSLFTLILFISSILLWWPIMNKLEGEHQVHGLSKIGYIIGSAILITPACALIIFADQPMYATYTSGEAWLKAMELCVPASVLSGLTLSGPELFTSMPAIEDQQLGGVIMKMIQEVIYGVILAMVFFQWYRSEQDNAEEITNKALLDRQAFAANK; translated from the coding sequence ATGCCTTTAAGTATATTTGGATTTCAAGCTTTGTGGAGTCCGTTTTTCATATTATCAACCATAGTTTTAATTGCTATGTACTTTTTTATTACTATCAAAAAACGACATCTGTTTGAAGGTAGTCAAGCTTTGAGTAAAAAAGAAGCAAGCGCTTTTGTGATTGCTATTGGATTACTTTACATTGTGAAGGGATCACCAGTAGATTTGATAGGTCATATTTTATTTTCTGTTCATATGGCGCAGATGGCCTTACTCTTAATGTTAATTCCTCCGTTATTTATTACAGGAATTCCAATTTGGATATGGCGGAAAGTAGTTGACAATCGGTTTATTAAACCTATGTTTCGATTCTTTACAAAACCCTTATTAGCTTTAATTGTATTTAGTGGTTTGTTCTCGTTTTATCATATTCCAGTCATTTTTGATGTGGTTAAACAAAATGAAATTTATCATAGTCTATTTACATTAATTCTATTTATATCCTCCATTTTATTATGGTGGCCAATTATGAATAAATTAGAAGGCGAACATCAGGTACATGGCTTAAGTAAGATTGGCTATATAATTGGTAGTGCAATTCTAATTACTCCTGCTTGTGCATTAATCATTTTTGCAGATCAACCGATGTATGCAACTTATACAAGTGGAGAGGCGTGGTTAAAAGCAATGGAGTTATGTGTTCCTGCTTCCGTTTTGTCAGGATTGACATTATCAGGTCCAGAACTTTTTACAAGTATGCCAGCCATCGAAGATCAGCAATTAGGTGGCGTAATTATGAAAATGATTCAAGAAGTGATTTATGGAGTAATCTTAGCGATGGTGTTCTTCCAGTGGTATCGATCTGAACAAGATAACGCAGAAGAGATTACCAATAAAGCGTTGTTAGATCGACAAGCTTTTGCAGCAAACAAATAA
- the ctaD gene encoding cytochrome c oxidase subunit I — protein sequence MSSVAQKKGIGSVIWDYLTTVDHKKIAILYLIAGGIFFVIGGIEAMLIRIQLAKPDNDFLSAGLYNEIITMHGTTMIFLASMPLLFAFMNAVVPLQIGARDVAFPFLNSLGFWMFFFGGIFLNLSWFMGGAPDAGWTSYASLSIASPGHGIDFYALGLQISGGGTLIAGINFLVTIINMRAPGMTYMRMPLFTWTTFVASALILFAFPPLTVGLFFMIFDRMFGGNFFDHTMGGNTVIWEHLFWIFGHPEVYILALPAFGIFSEIIPTFSRKRLFGYSAMVFATVLIGFLGFMVWAHHMFTTGMGPTANAIFSVATMAIAVPTGVKIFNWLLTMWGGSIKFTTPMLYALAFIPSFTAGGITGIMQASAPLDYQLHDSYFIVAHFHYVIIGGVVLGLLAGLHFYWPLMFNTMLDETLGKVTFWLFLIGFHLTFFIQHFLGLLGMPRRVFTYGADQGWDLFNLISSIGAIFMAVAVIVLVVNIIMTISRNKLVGRDPWGDGRTLEWAIPQPVPFYNFKQTPLVRGLDTYWIEKQEGNKEGMIYAEPIGDIHMPNNSIIPFIMSFGLFVGAFGALYNGEQAWAVPVLILGLIITFSAMATRSLKDDLGYHVHKEDLMKDKGGKH from the coding sequence GTGAGTTCAGTCGCACAGAAAAAAGGAATTGGCTCAGTAATTTGGGACTATTTAACAACCGTTGATCATAAGAAAATTGCCATCCTTTACCTCATTGCCGGTGGAATATTCTTCGTTATCGGTGGTATTGAGGCAATGCTTATTCGGATCCAACTTGCAAAACCGGATAATGATTTTTTGAGTGCAGGATTATATAATGAAATTATTACTATGCATGGTACAACCATGATTTTCTTGGCATCTATGCCACTTTTATTTGCGTTTATGAATGCTGTTGTACCTCTGCAAATTGGTGCGCGTGACGTAGCGTTTCCATTTTTAAACTCTTTAGGTTTTTGGATGTTCTTCTTTGGTGGAATTTTCTTAAACTTATCATGGTTCATGGGTGGAGCACCTGATGCAGGATGGACGTCTTATGCGTCTTTATCTATAGCCTCTCCAGGTCATGGTATTGACTTTTATGCTTTAGGGTTACAAATTTCAGGTGGTGGTACGTTAATCGCCGGAATTAACTTCCTTGTAACAATCATTAACATGCGTGCGCCAGGGATGACTTATATGCGTATGCCGCTATTTACATGGACTACATTTGTGGCATCTGCACTAATTTTATTTGCTTTCCCTCCACTTACTGTTGGGCTATTCTTTATGATTTTTGACCGAATGTTTGGAGGAAACTTCTTCGATCATACAATGGGGGGTAATACGGTTATCTGGGAGCATTTATTCTGGATTTTCGGACATCCTGAAGTATATATCTTAGCATTACCTGCCTTTGGTATATTCTCTGAAATTATCCCAACATTCTCTCGTAAACGTTTATTTGGTTACTCTGCTATGGTATTTGCAACTGTATTAATCGGTTTCTTAGGATTCATGGTTTGGGCTCATCATATGTTTACAACAGGTATGGGACCAACAGCTAATGCGATTTTCTCAGTAGCTACAATGGCGATTGCTGTTCCTACCGGGGTTAAAATCTTTAACTGGCTTCTTACCATGTGGGGAGGAAGTATTAAATTTACAACTCCCATGTTATATGCGCTTGCGTTCATTCCTTCATTTACAGCTGGTGGTATAACGGGAATTATGCAAGCTTCAGCGCCTTTAGACTATCAATTACATGATTCTTACTTCATCGTAGCTCACTTCCATTACGTTATTATAGGTGGAGTAGTACTTGGTTTATTAGCTGGTTTACATTTCTACTGGCCGTTAATGTTCAATACGATGTTGGATGAAACATTAGGAAAAGTTACGTTCTGGTTATTCCTAATTGGATTCCATCTAACATTCTTTATTCAACATTTCTTAGGTTTACTTGGGATGCCACGTCGTGTGTTCACGTACGGAGCAGATCAAGGATGGGATTTATTTAATCTAATCAGTTCAATAGGCGCCATTTTCATGGCAGTTGCTGTAATTGTTTTAGTTGTCAATATCATTATGACAATCTCGAGAAATAAACTTGTTGGCCGCGATCCTTGGGGCGATGGTCGTACACTCGAGTGGGCAATCCCACAACCAGTTCCTTTCTATAACTTTAAACAAACACCACTAGTACGTGGTTTAGACACTTATTGGATTGAAAAACAAGAAGGCAATAAAGAAGGCATGATTTATGCAGAACCAATTGGCGATATTCATATGCCAAACAATAGTATTATTCCTTTTATTATGTCATTCGGATTGTTTGTTGGTGCATTTGGTGCTCTATACAATGGAGAACAAGCATGGGCAGTTCCTGTATTAATCTTAGGGTTAATCATCACTTTTTCAGCAATGGCTACTCGTTCATTGAAAGATGATCTTGGCTATCACGTTCATAAAGAAGATTTAATGAAAGACAAAGGGGGTAAACACTAA